A genome region from Cutaneotrichosporon cavernicola HIS019 DNA, chromosome: 5 includes the following:
- a CDS encoding uncharacterized protein (Fungal specific transcription factor domain), producing the protein MQPEASSQLLLDGRGIPSSAGESSPGTRGVSLVGSNIFSQTTVAAEVVTPSSIDPNTIDPNTTLFELLHTLPAPAPDPTPFAQSLDDNTAFGIVPGTFMDLPDSASKLPPSAPEDLSQPSTEFSSVAATPASSVDTISAIDQALLMQHLPTLLNHFVNTYSQVVSVLGSGENSFTSYLMPLASRSQLVLWALVGWAASHLSFTGEPYASLANTAVKMVEQEVRGLEAVEDMGEEQQEESMLALLILGGIYVYRGDVTDWVKRLPQTRRILRTINATSNVETSETWRSIALNLVYHDTMSSLATCQLVSLPFDFYQQILLKCNSSPDIWMGATMQVFGLLGETAVLASEISLIAKLPPTRENDWQLDNLLCKQFSLVSRLRRLELPLASLSADQLHLLAGFEIWKLATELYLRHAINHYGSSDLCSRGLARRILNNLRNVLGTPSETHMLFPLFIAGVSTVDAAERENVADMFSHFKERARTGNIQTVYSLLLEVWKRDKDGDRFVDWRAIADESDTMISFA; encoded by the exons ATGCAAC CTGAGGCATCGTCACAACTTTTGCTCGACGGGCGGGGAATCCCCTCCTCGGCTGGCGAATCCAGCCCGGGCACCAGAGGCGTATCTCTTGTTGGCTCCAACATCTTCTCCCAGACGACTGTGGCTGCGGAAGTGGTAACACCGTCGTCAATCGACCCGAATACAATCGACCCGAATACCACTCTCTTCGAGCTTCTACATACACTGCccgctccagctccagaCCCCACGCCCTTTGCGCAATCCCTCGATGACAACACGGCGTTCGGCATCGTCCCAGGCACTTTCATGGATCTCCCCGACTCTGCTTCGAAACTACCTCCTTCGGCCCCAGAGGACTTGTCGCAGCCGTCGACTGAATTCAGCTCAGTCGCAGCAACCCCAGCGTCATCGGTGGACACTATATCGGCCATCGATCAAGCTCTGCTCATGCAGCACCTCCCGACCCTCCTGAACCACTTCGTCAACACATACTCGCAGGTTGTCTCTGTTCTCGGGTCCGGCGAGAACTCGTTTACCAGTTATCTCATGCCCCTGGCATCGCGATCacagctcgtcctctgggCATTGGTTGGTTGGGCAGCCTCGCACTTGTCGTTCACCGGCGAGCCATATGCGTCCTTGGCGAACACGGCTGTCAAGATGGTGGAGCAAGAAGTGCgtggcctcgaggcggtggaggacATGGGAGAGGAACAGCAAGAGGAGAGCATGCTGGCGCTCCTCATCTTGGGCGGCATCTACGTCTACCGCGGGGACGTTACCGACTGGGTAAAGCGGCTACCGCAGACACGCCGGATCTTGCGCACAATCAACGCCACGAGCAATGTCGAGACGAGCGAGACGTGGCGATCCATCGCCTTGAACCTCGTCTATCACGACACCATGTCGTCGCTGGCGACGTGCCAACTCGTGTCCCTCCCTTTCGACTTTTACCAGCAGATCCTGCTCAAGTGCAACTCTTCGCCTGACATCTGGATGGGCGCGACCATGCAAGTCTTCGGTCTCCTCGGGGAAACGGCTGTCCTCGCCAGCGAGATTTCTTTGATTGCAAAGCTGCCGCCAACGCGCGAGAATGACTGGCagctcgacaacctccTGTGCAAGCAGTTCTCGCTCGTCtcgcgcctccgccgcctcgagctgccCCTCGCGTCCCTCTCCGCGGACCAGTTACACCTTTTGGCTGGGTTCGAGATCTGGAAGCTGGCTACCGAGCTGTATCTACGCCACGCCATAAATCATTATGGGTCATCCGATCTATGTTCGCGCGGCTTGGCGAGGCGCATCCTCAACAATCTTCGCAATGTTCTCGGCACACCATCCGAGACTCACATGCTCTTTCCTCTGTTCATTGCCGGGGTGAGCACGGTCGATGCGGCCGAACGCGAGAACGTGGCAGACATGTTCTCTCATTTCAAGGAGCGCGCCAGGACTGGTAACATTCAGACTGTGTACAGTCTGCTGCTGGAGGTATGGAAGCGAGACAAGGATGGAGACCGCTTCGTGGACTGGAGAGCAatcgccgacgag TCGGACACGATGATCTCATTCGCCTGA
- a CDS encoding uncharacterized protein (Phenazine biosynthesis-like protein) produces the protein MTLPAAPFHMINAFGPSPYAGNQASVVLFPKGDPRTKDDNYMQTVARDFNLSETAFLHPLDDVEVPTYSLRWFTPADEVPLCGHATLASAVTLFNYVHPQATELHFQTRWRGELVAYRESPVGQGLRVGLSLPISEITEEKRPEVISAVLAAAELTESDLVRVASFDFGGPSPVVQLRDDIDLANLKVDESKLLPSVSATCVYTQVVPDNAQKHGSVKATSRVFAPGLGVPEDPVTGSAWAILTGFYLSSFGRDSVAALLPPGTDVAKATIDAHQLSARGGALTCTLRDGRAYITGRGWRTAHGTLENPLE, from the exons ATGACACTTCCAGCTGCCCCCTTCCACATGATCAACGCCTTCGGGCCGTCGCCGTACGCCGGTAACCAGGCGAGTGTCGTTCTGTTCCCCAAGGGCGACCCGCGcaccaaggacgacaacTACATGCAAActgtcgcgcgcgacttCAACCTCTCTGAAACTGCGTTTCTACACCctctcgacgacgtcgaggtcccCACCTATAGCCTTCGGTGGTTCACGCCCGCTGAT GAAGTGCCGCTGTGCGGACACGCGACTCTCGCATCGGCAGTTACACTCTTCAACTATGTGCACCCTCAGGCTACGGAGCTGCATTTCCAGACGCGCTGGCGTGGTGAACTCGTCGCATACCGTGAGAGTCCAGTTGGACAGGGCCTTCGTGTcggcctctccctccccatTTCTGAGATCACTGAGGAGAAGAGGCCCGAGGTGATCAGCGCagtcctcgccgcggcggaaCTCACTGAATCTGACCTTGTCCGCGTCGCGTCATTCGACTTTGGCGGTCCCAGCCCCGTCGTGCAGTTACGCGACGacatcgacctcgccaacttGAAGGTGGACGAGTCCAAGCTG ctgCCATCAGTTTCGGCAACGTGCGTGTATACTCAAGTTGTGCCCGACAATGCGCAGAAGCATGGGAGCGTCAaggcgacgtcgcgcgtGTTCGCACCTGGTCTCGGTGTTCCCGAGGACCCAGTG ACTGGCTCGGCGTGGGCTATCCTCACGGGCTTCTATCTCAGCAGTTTCGGTCGTGACTCTGTCGCAGCACTCCTCCCTCCAGGTACCGATGTGGCCAAGGCGACGATCGATGCGCACCAGCTGAGCGcccgcggcggcgcccTTACATGCACTCTCCGCGACGGACGCGCTTACATCACAGGACGAGGGTGGCGCACGGCTCACGGAACTCTTGAGAATCCCTTGGAGTAG
- a CDS encoding uncharacterized protein (Antibiotic biosynthesis monooxygenase) encodes MSIFLVARFKAKDEAASAKVEQHLKAVRDHALSDKEPGCSFYNPTRGRDDPLDWHVYEEYADQAAIDAHMAAPVFQAFAADAPNLITGGIGGIDMKFYKNV; translated from the exons ATGTCCATCTTCCTCGTTGCCCGCttcaaggccaaggacgaggccgcgTCAGCCAAGGTCGAGCAAC accTCAAGGCGGTCCGCGACCACGCCTTGAGCGACAAGGAGCCTGGATGCTCGTTCTACAACCCCACCCGTGGTAGGGACGACCCCCTCGACTGGCACGTCTACGAGGAGTACGCCGATCAGGCTGCCATCGATG CACACATGGCGGCCCCCGTTTTCCAGGCGTTCGCGGCCGACGCTCCCAACCTCATCACCGGCGGCATCGGCGGCATTGACATGAAGTTCTACAAGAACGTTTAG
- a CDS encoding uncharacterized protein (Transmembrane amino acid transporter protein) has translation MEKNGVSPDIDAPSGGSYYDSKPSSIKQEYAVDVAPARRGTIHDGVWGDIGEDGPNYRGLGWVRTSIIMIKVQFGLGVLVMPSILHTLGMVPGVIVLIALGLLTSWTDWIVGTFKLAHPEVYTLADVGMLMFGKVGREILFVMYWLYLIFVAAAGLLGASTALNALSDHALCTAIFVFICAIIVGAIASIQTLDKISWFTWVGVIGIFSSLITLAIAVGIQERPNAAPKAPLPWDKNVVAFNNPTLLEAMAAISTIIFSYSGTPAFFSVISEMKDPRAYNKSLVMCQAVVISGFVILGAVVYHFCGIYVSSPALGSAGVTMKKVCYGLALPGLIAGAVINCHVPAKLVFVRIFRNSRHLSKNTPTHIITWLACIFTNVSISFIIAEAIPVFGNLLSFAGALLSTPLCLTIECMMFIWEDKRTGRLNMGMSIGRKILHAANFLLIIGSIFCMITGMWASIDAIRGDVTKGNTVAPFSCADNSGS, from the exons ATGGAGAAGAACGGAGTATCCCCTGACATTGACGCCCCATCTGGCGGCTCGTACTATGACTCGAAGCCTTCATCCATCAAGCAGGAGTacgccgtcgacgtcgcgcctgcgcgccgcggcaCTATTCACGACGGCGTGTGGGGCGACATTGGCGAGGACGGACCAAACTACCGTGGTCTCGGATG GGTGCGCACGTCCATTATCATGATCAAGGTCCAgttcggcctcggcgtgctcgtcaTG CCTTCCATCCTCCACACTCTGGGTATGGTTCCCGGTGTCATTGTCCTCATCGCTCTTGGTCTCCTCACCTCATGGACTGACTG GATCGTCGGCACTTTCAAGCTCGCTCACCCGGAAGTCTACACTCTCGCAGA TGTCGGCATGCTCATGTTTGGCAAGGTTGGCCGCGAGATTCTCTTTGTCATGTACTGG CTCTACCTTATTTTCGTCGCCGCTGCGggtctcctcggcgctTCGACGGCCCTGAACGCGCTCAGCGACCACGCACTGTGCACTGCCATCTTTGTGTTCATCTGTGCCATCATCGTTGGCGCCATCGCGTCCATCCAGACCCTCGACAAGATCTCGTGGTTCACCTGGGTCGGCGTCATCGGTAtcttctcgtcgctcaTCACCCTTGCCATCGCCGTTGGTATCCAGGAGCGCCCCAACGCCGCCCCCAAGGCCCCGCTTCCGTGGGACAAGAATGTCGTGGCCTTTAACAACCCCACCctgctcgaggccatggcTGCCATCTCGACCATCATCTTCTCCTACTCTGGTACGCCTgccttcttctccgtcATTTCCGAGATGAAGGACCCAAGGGCCTACAACAAGTCGCTCGTCATGTGCCAGGCCGTTGTCATCAGCGGCTTTGTTATCCTTGGAGCCGTCGTCTACCACTTCTGCGGCATCTACGTGTCTTCTCCTGCTCTCGGCTCGGCCGGCGTGACCATGAAGAAGGTCTGCTACGGCCTCGCCCTTCCCGGCCTTATCGCCGGAGCCGTCATCAACTGCCACGTCCCGGCCAAGCTGGTGTTCGTGCGCATTTTCCGCAACTCGCGCCACCTCTCCAAGAACACGCCGACTCACATCATTACCTGGCTCGCCTGCATCTTCACCAAcgtctccatctccttcaTCATCGCAGAGGCCATCCCCGTCTTCGgcaacctcctctcctttGCAGGTGCCCTTCTCTCGACGCCCCTCTGCCTCACCATTGAGTGCATGATGTTCATCTGGGAGGACAAGCGCACCGGCCGCCTCAACATGGGCATGTCCATTGGCCGCAAGATCCTCCACGCCGCCaacttcctcctcatcatcggcTCCATCTTCTGCATGATCACCGGCATGTGGGCATCGATCGACGCCATCCGTGGCGACGTTACGAAGGGCAACACTGTCGCTCCCTTTTCGTGTGCCGACAACTCGGGCTCGTAA
- a CDS encoding uncharacterized protein (to TIGR gene model, INSD accession), whose product MSSGSKVVPTTSSHGENTAYRKRPASVLQWGAQEVGSMLVQDKDPGSSDDEDERQGDDALVSSNLQNPSDALRLLANASSLPYHSLHSTYPAKADDAGPAGNTFSIWSTWSPIQQGLLTVQDARALFSFFEVEMAPLYPLIHPTLFEQHYLDTLVRDEPLLLGTILTIAARYSNVLVDNRGAILHKVICQWVRLQFMRVMDGDSALRSISTVEALLLLSEWPMLPMTHQLEDNSEPETEEFLLLKPSLRYDAYSWSNIGWAVRLAQELGIHDIATGKSPQSVEPWKTERMLKTWVYCYNADRHISVRLGRNAALQQSMTSRWWEDLSDHVHRKNRDGSNDVWTSDIFMLACIAQLMGTVQDHLYIHKDVTRTLLRTGAWESFLQRLRVEIRYSKNACQTKLNDGTVDSALLRIEFDYLVLYAYSLTLRALQGKLRRRRQVNDVHYHSPSLLNMVEGPWIMEALHAARSIIDITLNVLEKRNILRVCPSRIFQYILFAATFMYKQSTVSQLEKLVRALSRASIDDQHFLRGFAGLLSRLGKYWHSGAAPKINSQSVLNPAHANAGVSSTASSETASFTPNIESLLTSAVTTMDTFGIAPSPASFAVISQDFTWNFDPTFQMPAADHEQDMLFESIWGQGAEDASGSASNLYATLLGDVLAFPEGLDAS is encoded by the exons ATGAGCTCTGGCAGTAAAGTAGTCCCAACCACCAGCTCGCATGGCGAGAACACAGCATATCGCAAGCGACCAGCTAGTGTCCTGCAATGGGGGGCACAGGAGGTTGGCTCCATGCTCGTGCAGGATAAGGACCCAGGCAGTAGtgacgacgaagacgagAGGCAAGGGGacgacgccctcgtctCGTCCAACCTCCAGAACCCATCCGATGCgctgcgcctgctcgccaacgccagTAGTCTGCCTTACCACTCACTCCACTCGACGTACCCCGCCAAGGCGGACGACGCTGGTCCAGCCGGCAACACTTTCTCGATATGGAGCACTTGGAGTCCTATTCAGCAAGGTCTCCTCACTGTACAGGACGCGCGTGCGCTATTCTCATT TTTCGAAGTCGAGATGGCGCCCCTCTACCCACTAATCCACCCCACGCTCTTTGAACAGCACTacctcgacacgctcgtccgcgacgaacccctccttctcggcacAATTCTCACCATCGCTGCGCGTTACTCGAATGTTCTGGTAGACAACCGTGGTGCGATCCTCCACAAGGTGATCTGTCAATGGGTTCGTCTCCAGTTCATGCGCGTGATGGACGGCGACTCGGCCCTGCGCTCCATCAGCACGGTGGAGGCGCTATTACTGCTCAGCGAGTGGCCCATGCTACCGATGACCCATCAACTTGAAGACAACAGCGAGCCTGAGACGGAGGAATTCCTCCTCCTGAAGCCAAGCCTGCGCTATGATGCCTACTCGTGGAGCAACATTG GCTGGGCGGTGCGGCTAGCGCAAGAACTCGGTATCCACGACATTGCGACGGGCAAGTCGCCACAGAGCGTGGAGCCGTGGAAGACGGAGCGCATGCTCAAGACCTGGGTGT ACTGCTACAATGCCGACCGTCACATATCTGTCCGCCTTGGTCGTAACGCTGCGCTACAACAATCCATGACCTCGCGATGGTGGGAGGACTTGTCAGATCATGTGCACCGAAAAAACCGAGATGGATCCAACGACGTGTGGACGTCGGACATATTCATGCTTGCCTGTATCGCGCAA TTGATGGGCACTGTCCAGGACCACTTGTACATCCACAAGGATGTCACACGGACCCTGCTTCGTACGGGAGCGTGGGAGTCATTCTTGCAGCGACTACGCGTGGAAATACGGTACTCGAAGAACGCCTGCCAGACGAAACTCA ACGACGGCACGGTTGATTCTGCGCTGTTGAGAATCGAGTTTGACTACTTGGTTCTGTATGCCTATTCGCTCACACTTCGGGCGCTGCAAGGCAAGCTCCGCCGCAGACGCCAGGTCAACGACGTGCACTACCACTCGCCGTCTCTCCTCAACATGGTCGAGGGTCCGTGGATCATGGAGGCACTCCATGCCGCGCGCTCGATCATCGATATTACACTCAACGTgctcgagaagcgcaaCATTTTGCGAGTCTGCCCCTCGCGCATCTTCCAATACATCCTCTTCGCCGCGACGTTCATGTACAAG CAAAGCACCGTGTCGCAGCTGGAGAAACTTGTACGGGCTCTCAGTCGAGCGTCGATTGATGACCAACACTTCCTCCGCGGCTTCGCTGGCTTATTGAGTCGGCTAGGCAAGTACTGGCACTCGGGTGCGGCCCCGAAGATCAACTCACAATCCGTCCTCAACCCAGCACACGCCAACGCCGGTgtgtcctcgacggcgtcatCAGAAACCGCGTCTTTCACGCCAAACATTGAATCACTACTCACAAGCGCTGTCACAACCATGGACACGTTCGGCATCGCGCCGTCTCCCGCGTCCTTTGCCGTCATATCTCAGGACTTTACGTGGAACTTTGACCCTA CATTCCAGATGCCAGCGGCCGATCACGAGCAGGACATGCTCTTCGAGTCGATCTGGGGACAGGGTGCAGAGGACGCGAGTGGGTCGGCGTCCAACCTCTACGCCACGCTTTTGGGCGATGTACTGGCCTTTCCTGAGGGGCTCGACGCCTCATGA
- a CDS encoding uncharacterized protein (-domain-containing protein) codes for MAPTHVAEHDQQGIPNVAQLSAKINLASEPTTASPHETHPNGVLKSKLVRTTNCMPVPDDYEYEFAHNAPLPTVDVLGIDFDESDNPAVMGNEFLARLEEATKEPDTFAALFIPNGAWRDRVAFTWDYRTFNGVAAIKQAAADLLPTTPVSDVKPLGPATLIRLWRDLAWISVQFSFNTNRVAASGVANLVKTKDGMRLWTLYTVIEGLHDFSELPSPHGHPTSSSLAEATTRLKALGVSSLIIDRHARIGDSWRNRYDCLSLQFPHWGDHFPYMPFPDHWPTYTPAHKLGDWLETYYSAMDLCAWTSSNVKHVEQLVDGTWTLTIDRNGTERVLQPKQLVMATSLFGEPSSPLIPGRESFSGTVLHSTEYHSGAQFEGNKVLVVGASSSGLDIAHDLAVRGIDVTLLQRSPTYVMSLTHSVPMFMDMYKPDGPKRPDLEALDRGAFGTPTGVGEELSRRFAEDLETLDHDLLQGLEDAGFKTWRGQRETGFQTLAYTNGGAYYFDAGACERIIQGDVKVKQGSLRRMEDNKVVWSGDDGERSQQFDAVVLATGFRPAIDGIRAAIGDDITNRIGKIWGIDSEGEFRNVFRHCGVDNLWIVVSILPYGRYHSKLVALRIKAMLEGVHGPVYAK; via the exons ATGGCACCGACCCATGTTGCTGAACATGATCAACAGGGGATCCCCAACGTCGCCCAGCTCAGCGCTAAGATAAATCTGGCATCTGAGCCAACGACAGCCAGTCCGCATGAGACGCACCCGAACGGGGTCTTGAAGTCCAAGCTCGTCCGGACCACGAATTGCATGCCGGTCCCCGACGACTACGAGTATGAATTCGCCCACAACGCGCCGCTTCCAACTGTCGACGTCCTGGGTatcgactttgacgagaGCGACAACCCCGCTGTTATGGGGAACGAGTTCCTCGCGaggctcgaggaggcgacgaAGGAACCCGACACGTTTGCAGCTCTATTCATCCCGAATG GTGCTTGGCGCGACAGGGTGGCCTTCACTTGGGACTATCGCACGTTCAACGGGGTTGCAGCGATCAAACAGGCTGCAGCTGACTTGCTTCCCACCACTCCAGTGTCTGACGTCAAGCCCCTCGGCCCGGCCACACTGATCCGGCTCTGGCGCGATCTTGCCTGGATCTCGGTGCAGTTCTCATTCAACACCAACCGCGTCGCTGCTAGCGGCGTCGCAAACCTCGTCAAGACCAAGGATGGCATGAGGCTCTGGACCCTATACACTGTCATCGAGGGGTTGCATGACTTTTCAGAGCTTCCGAGCCCCCATGGCCACCCG acgtcgtcatcattGGCGGAGGCCACAA CGAGGCTAAAGGCACTCGGCGTCTCGTCGCTCATTATCGACCGCCACGCCAGGATTGGTGACTCCTGGAGAAACCGTTACGACTGTCTCTCGCTCCAGTTTCCTCACTGGGGCGACCACTTCCCGTACATGCCTTTCCCTGACCATTGGCCAACTTACACGCCGGCgcacaagctcggcgactGGCTCGAGACTTACTATTCGGCCATGGACCTCTGCGCATGGACTTCATCCAACGTCAAGCACGTCGAGCAGCTTGTGGACGGTACATGGACTCTGACCATCGATCGCAACGGTACGGAGCGAGTTCTCCAACCGAAGCAGCTCGTCATGGCCACGTCACTCTTCGGGGAACCATCATCTCCACTAATTCCCGGCCGAGAATCGTTCTCCGGCACGGTCCTCCATTCCACCGAGTACCACAGCGGCGCACAATTCGAGGGAAACAAGGTCCTGGTCGTCGGGGCCTCGTCTTCAGGCCTTGACATTGCCCACGACTTGGCCGTCCGGGGGATTGACGTGACTCTCCTCCAGCGCTCACCGACGTATGTCATGAGCTTGACCCACTCCGTCCCCATGTTTATGGACATGTACAAGCCGGATGGGCCCAAGCGCCCAGACCTTGAGGCATTGGATCGTGGGGCGTTCGGCACGCCCACAGGCGTTGGGGAGGAGCTGAGCCGTCGATTCGCCGAGGATctcgagacgctcgaccACGATCTCCTCCAAGgtctcgaggacgcgggtTTCAAGACGTGGCGAGGGCAACGGGAGACCGGTTTCCAGACACTAGCGTACACCAACGGCGGAGCGTACTACTTTGACGCAGGAGCCTGCGAGCGTATCATTCAGGGCGATGTCAAGGTCAAACAGGGGTCCCTAAGGCGCATGGAGGACAACAAGGTCGTCTGGTcaggcgacgacggcgagaggTCGCAACAGTTCGACGCAGTGGTACTTGCAACTGGCTTCCGACCTGCTATTGACGGCATCCGCGCCGCTATCGGCGACGACATCACCAACCGCATCGGCAAAATTTGGGGGATTGATTCCGAAGGCGAGTTTCGCAATGTCTTCCGCCACTGCGGCGTGGATAACCTCTGGATCGTCGTGAGCATCCTCCCGTACGGGCGATACCACTCGAAGCTCGTGGCATTGCGCATCAAGGCCATGTTGGAGGGTGTTCACGGTCCAGTGTACGCCAAGTAG